The proteins below come from a single Alnus glutinosa chromosome 9, dhAlnGlut1.1, whole genome shotgun sequence genomic window:
- the LOC133877970 gene encoding ATP-dependent RNA helicase DBP2-like isoform X2, which produces MSYVPPHLRNSGSAAATTTTTTTTTTTTRTSSLTLDTDRTKLSNSSSFSNASRRGSSSLRLAVPEPVFPPWKPSDRVLRMNPEQVEDVRLRLNVDVTVTLDSPPAPAPVESFTDMRLHPSIMKDIAFHEYTTPTSIQAQAMPVALSGRDMLGCAETGSGKTAAFAIPMIEHCLAQPPVRRGDGPLALVLAPTRELAQQIEKEVKAFSRSLESLKTAIVVGGTNISEQRFELKAGVDVVVATPGRFIDHLQQGNTYLSRISFVVLDEADRMLDMGFEPQIREVMRNLPEKHQTLLFSATMPLEIEALAQEYLTNPVQVKVGKVSSPTANVSQILKKVSASEKIDGILAMLVEEASQAERSGHPFRLTIVFVERKTRCDEVTEALVAQGLHAVALHGGRSQSEREAALHDFRNGSTKILVATDVASRGLDVTGVAHVINLDLPKSLISL; this is translated from the exons ATGTCGTATGTGCCTCCGCACCTCAGGAACTCAGGCTCAGCGGCTGccacgacgacgacgacgacgaccaccaccaccaccaccagaaCCTCTTCTCTAACCCTAGACACTGACCGCACCAAGCTCTCCAATTCCTCAAGCTTCTCCAATGCCTCTCGCCGGGGCTCCAGCTCTCTCCGTCTCGCCGTGCCCGAACCCGTTTTCCCTCCGTGGAAACCCTCCGATCGCGTTCTACGCATGAATCCCGAGCAG GTCGAAGACGTTCGGTTGCGGCTCAATGTCGATGTCACTGTCACTCTGGACTCCCCTCCTGCTCCTGCGCCTGTTGAGTCTTTCACGGATATG CGCTTGCATCCAAGCATCATGAAGGATATAGCATTTCATGAATACACTACGCCTACTTCTATTCAGGCTCAGGCCATGCCTGTGGCCCTCAGTGGAAGGGATATGTTGGGTTGTGCTGAAACGGGAAGTGGCAAAACGGCTGCATTCGCTATTCCGATGATAGAG CATTGCTTGGCTCAACCTCCTGTTCGCCGTGGTGATGGACCTTTGGCATTGGTTCTGGCTCCTACTAGGGAGCTGGCCCAGCAAATAGAAAAAGAG GTTAAAGCTTTTAGTAGATCTCTCGAGTCACTCAAAACTGCAATAGTTGTGGGTGGAACAAACATTTCCGAGCAG AGGTTCGAGCTGAAGGCGGGAGTGGATGTGGTAGTTGCTACTCCTGGAAGGTTTATTGATCATTTACAGCAAGGGAACACTTACCTCTCTAGAATTTCATTTGTTGTTTTGGATGAAGCTGATAGAATGCTTGACATGGGGTTTGAACCTCAGATAAGAGAG GTGATGCGGAACCTTCCAGAAAAGCATCAGACTTTGCTGTTTAGTGCAACCATGCCTTTGGAGATTGAAGCATTAGCACAG GAGTACTTAACTAACCCGGTTCAAGTGAAGGTTGGAAAAGTGAGTAGCCCAACAGCTAATGTATCTCAAATATTGAAGAAGGTTTCTGCCAGTGAGAAG ATTGATGGGATTCTAGCTATGCTTGTAGAGGAAGCATCACAAGCTGAAAGATCTGGTCATCCCTTTCGTTTAACTATTGTGTTTGTGGAAAGGAAG ACAAGGTGTGATGAAGTCACCGAAGCTTTGGTAGCACAAGGTTTACATGCAGTTGCTCTTCATGGTGGCCGTAGTCAGAGTGAAAGAGAGGCTGCTCTACATGATTTTAGGAATGGCTCTACTaaaattttg GTTGCCACTGATGTTGCATCTCGTGGTTTGGATGTCACAGGAGTTGCTCATGTTATAAATCTGGATCTCCCAAAG TCATTAATTTCCTTGTGA
- the LOC133877970 gene encoding ATP-dependent RNA helicase DBP2-like isoform X3: MSYVPPHLRNSGSAAATTTTTTTTTTTTRTSSLTLDTDRTKLSNSSSFSNASRRGSSSLRLAVPEPVFPPWKPSDRVLRMNPEQVEDVRLRLNVDVTVTLDSPPAPAPVESFTDMRLHPSIMKDIAFHEYTTPTSIQAQAMPVALSGRDMLGCAETGSGKTAAFAIPMIEHCLAQPPVRRGDGPLALVLAPTRELAQQIEKEVKAFSRSLESLKTAIVVGGTNISEQRFELKAGVDVVVATPGRFIDHLQQGNTYLSRISFVVLDEADRMLDMGFEPQIREVMRNLPEKHQTLLFSATMPLEIEALAQEYLTNPVQVKVGKVSSPTANVSQILKKVSASEKIDGILAMLVEEASQAERSGHPFRLTIVFVERKTRCDEVTEALVAQGLHAVALHGGRSQSEREAALHDFRNGSTKILVATDVASRGLDVTGVAHVINLDLPKQT; this comes from the exons ATGTCGTATGTGCCTCCGCACCTCAGGAACTCAGGCTCAGCGGCTGccacgacgacgacgacgacgaccaccaccaccaccaccagaaCCTCTTCTCTAACCCTAGACACTGACCGCACCAAGCTCTCCAATTCCTCAAGCTTCTCCAATGCCTCTCGCCGGGGCTCCAGCTCTCTCCGTCTCGCCGTGCCCGAACCCGTTTTCCCTCCGTGGAAACCCTCCGATCGCGTTCTACGCATGAATCCCGAGCAG GTCGAAGACGTTCGGTTGCGGCTCAATGTCGATGTCACTGTCACTCTGGACTCCCCTCCTGCTCCTGCGCCTGTTGAGTCTTTCACGGATATG CGCTTGCATCCAAGCATCATGAAGGATATAGCATTTCATGAATACACTACGCCTACTTCTATTCAGGCTCAGGCCATGCCTGTGGCCCTCAGTGGAAGGGATATGTTGGGTTGTGCTGAAACGGGAAGTGGCAAAACGGCTGCATTCGCTATTCCGATGATAGAG CATTGCTTGGCTCAACCTCCTGTTCGCCGTGGTGATGGACCTTTGGCATTGGTTCTGGCTCCTACTAGGGAGCTGGCCCAGCAAATAGAAAAAGAG GTTAAAGCTTTTAGTAGATCTCTCGAGTCACTCAAAACTGCAATAGTTGTGGGTGGAACAAACATTTCCGAGCAG AGGTTCGAGCTGAAGGCGGGAGTGGATGTGGTAGTTGCTACTCCTGGAAGGTTTATTGATCATTTACAGCAAGGGAACACTTACCTCTCTAGAATTTCATTTGTTGTTTTGGATGAAGCTGATAGAATGCTTGACATGGGGTTTGAACCTCAGATAAGAGAG GTGATGCGGAACCTTCCAGAAAAGCATCAGACTTTGCTGTTTAGTGCAACCATGCCTTTGGAGATTGAAGCATTAGCACAG GAGTACTTAACTAACCCGGTTCAAGTGAAGGTTGGAAAAGTGAGTAGCCCAACAGCTAATGTATCTCAAATATTGAAGAAGGTTTCTGCCAGTGAGAAG ATTGATGGGATTCTAGCTATGCTTGTAGAGGAAGCATCACAAGCTGAAAGATCTGGTCATCCCTTTCGTTTAACTATTGTGTTTGTGGAAAGGAAG ACAAGGTGTGATGAAGTCACCGAAGCTTTGGTAGCACAAGGTTTACATGCAGTTGCTCTTCATGGTGGCCGTAGTCAGAGTGAAAGAGAGGCTGCTCTACATGATTTTAGGAATGGCTCTACTaaaattttg GTTGCCACTGATGTTGCATCTCGTGGTTTGGATGTCACAGGAGTTGCTCATGTTATAAATCTGGATCTCCCAAAG CAAACCTGA
- the LOC133877970 gene encoding DEAD-box ATP-dependent RNA helicase 20-like isoform X1, which yields MSYVPPHLRNSGSAAATTTTTTTTTTTTRTSSLTLDTDRTKLSNSSSFSNASRRGSSSLRLAVPEPVFPPWKPSDRVLRMNPEQVEDVRLRLNVDVTVTLDSPPAPAPVESFTDMRLHPSIMKDIAFHEYTTPTSIQAQAMPVALSGRDMLGCAETGSGKTAAFAIPMIEHCLAQPPVRRGDGPLALVLAPTRELAQQIEKEVKAFSRSLESLKTAIVVGGTNISEQRFELKAGVDVVVATPGRFIDHLQQGNTYLSRISFVVLDEADRMLDMGFEPQIREVMRNLPEKHQTLLFSATMPLEIEALAQEYLTNPVQVKVGKVSSPTANVSQILKKVSASEKIDGILAMLVEEASQAERSGHPFRLTIVFVERKTRCDEVTEALVAQGLHAVALHGGRSQSEREAALHDFRNGSTKILVATDVASRGLDVTGVAHVINLDLPKTMEDYVHRIGRTGRAGSMGQATSFYTDHDMVLVAQIKKAIADVESGNPMAYATGKVARRKEREAAAALKEARTAVSKLSMNGSTAITIEDKYRFMIAASDTKGEGAADSAWDD from the exons ATGTCGTATGTGCCTCCGCACCTCAGGAACTCAGGCTCAGCGGCTGccacgacgacgacgacgacgaccaccaccaccaccaccagaaCCTCTTCTCTAACCCTAGACACTGACCGCACCAAGCTCTCCAATTCCTCAAGCTTCTCCAATGCCTCTCGCCGGGGCTCCAGCTCTCTCCGTCTCGCCGTGCCCGAACCCGTTTTCCCTCCGTGGAAACCCTCCGATCGCGTTCTACGCATGAATCCCGAGCAG GTCGAAGACGTTCGGTTGCGGCTCAATGTCGATGTCACTGTCACTCTGGACTCCCCTCCTGCTCCTGCGCCTGTTGAGTCTTTCACGGATATG CGCTTGCATCCAAGCATCATGAAGGATATAGCATTTCATGAATACACTACGCCTACTTCTATTCAGGCTCAGGCCATGCCTGTGGCCCTCAGTGGAAGGGATATGTTGGGTTGTGCTGAAACGGGAAGTGGCAAAACGGCTGCATTCGCTATTCCGATGATAGAG CATTGCTTGGCTCAACCTCCTGTTCGCCGTGGTGATGGACCTTTGGCATTGGTTCTGGCTCCTACTAGGGAGCTGGCCCAGCAAATAGAAAAAGAG GTTAAAGCTTTTAGTAGATCTCTCGAGTCACTCAAAACTGCAATAGTTGTGGGTGGAACAAACATTTCCGAGCAG AGGTTCGAGCTGAAGGCGGGAGTGGATGTGGTAGTTGCTACTCCTGGAAGGTTTATTGATCATTTACAGCAAGGGAACACTTACCTCTCTAGAATTTCATTTGTTGTTTTGGATGAAGCTGATAGAATGCTTGACATGGGGTTTGAACCTCAGATAAGAGAG GTGATGCGGAACCTTCCAGAAAAGCATCAGACTTTGCTGTTTAGTGCAACCATGCCTTTGGAGATTGAAGCATTAGCACAG GAGTACTTAACTAACCCGGTTCAAGTGAAGGTTGGAAAAGTGAGTAGCCCAACAGCTAATGTATCTCAAATATTGAAGAAGGTTTCTGCCAGTGAGAAG ATTGATGGGATTCTAGCTATGCTTGTAGAGGAAGCATCACAAGCTGAAAGATCTGGTCATCCCTTTCGTTTAACTATTGTGTTTGTGGAAAGGAAG ACAAGGTGTGATGAAGTCACCGAAGCTTTGGTAGCACAAGGTTTACATGCAGTTGCTCTTCATGGTGGCCGTAGTCAGAGTGAAAGAGAGGCTGCTCTACATGATTTTAGGAATGGCTCTACTaaaattttg GTTGCCACTGATGTTGCATCTCGTGGTTTGGATGTCACAGGAGTTGCTCATGTTATAAATCTGGATCTCCCAAAG ACAATGGAAGATTATGTACACCGGATTGGAAGGACGGGGCGTGCAGGATCAATGGGCCAAGCTACTTCATTCTACACTGATCATGATATG GTACTTGTGGCCCAGATAAAGAAAGCAATTGCGGATGTTGAATCTGGGAACCCTATGGCCTATGCGACTGGAAAG GTTGCAAGAAGAAAGGAGAGAGAAGCAGCAGCTGCACTGAAAGAAGCAAGAACTGCTGTGTCCAAACTCTCAATGAATGGATCCACTGCAATAACCATCGAGGATAAGTATAGGTTCATGATTGCAGCCTCAGACACTAAAGGAGAGGGCGCTGCAGATAGTGCTTGGGATGATTGA
- the LOC133878400 gene encoding trans-cinnamate 4-monooxygenase, whose product MDLLLLEKTLLALFLAVVVAITISKLRGKRFKLPPGPIPVPVFGNWLQVGDDLNHRNLTDLAKKFGDIFLLRMGQRNLVVVSSPDLAKEVLHTQGVEFGSRTRNVVFDIFTGKGQDMVFTVYGEHWRKMRRIMTVPFFTNKVVQQYRHGWEAEAASVVEDVKKNPEAATTGTVIRRRLQMMMYNNMYRIMFDRRFDSEDDPLFMKLKALNGERSRLAQSFDYNYGDFIPILRPFLRSYLKICKEVKERRLQLFKDYFVDERKKLASTKPTDNEGLKCAMDHILDAQQKGEINEDNVLYIVENINVAAIETTLWSVEWGIAELVNHPKIQKKVRDEIDTVLGLGVQVTEPDIQKLPYLQAVVKETLRLRMAIPLLVPHMNLHDAKLGGFDIPAESKILVNAWWLANNPANWKNPEEFRPERFLEEESKVEANGNDFRYLPFGVGRRSCPGIILALPILGITLGRLVQNFELLPPPGQSKIDTAEKGGQFSLHILKHSNIVAKPRSF is encoded by the exons ATGGATCTCCTCCTTTTGGAGAAGACCCTCTTAGCCTTATTCCTAGCCGTGGTTGTCGCTATTACCATTTCCAAACTCCGCGGTAAGCGCTTCAAGCTCCCTCCGGGACCCATTCCAGTGCCCGTGTTCGGTAACTGGCTCCAAGTCGGCGATGACTTGAACCACCGCAACCTCACCGACCTGGCCAAGAAATTCGGAGACATATTCTTGCTCCGCATGGGCCAGCGAAACCTCGTGGTGGTTTCCTCGCCGGACCTGGCCAAAGAAGTTTTGCACACCCAGGGAGTGGAGTTCGGGTCGAGGACCAGGAACGTGGTGTTCGATATATTCACCGGAAAGGGACAGGACATGGTGTTCACGGTGTACGGTGAGCATTGGAGGAAGATGAGGCGGATCATGACCGTCCCTTTCTTTACCAACAAGGTGGTTCAGCAGTACAGGCACGGGTGGGAAGCGGAGGCGGCAAGTGTGGTGGAGGACGTGAAGAAGAACCCAGAGGCGGCGACGACTGGGACCGTCATCCGGAGGAGGTTGCAGATGATGATGTACAACAACATGTACAGGATCATGTTCGACCGGAGGTTCGACAGCGAGGATGACCCTCTCTTCATGAAGCTCAAGGCTTTGAACGGAGAGAGGAGTAGATTGGCTCAGAGCTTCGACTACAACTACGGTGACTTTATTCCCATTTTGAGGCCCTTCTTGAGAAGCTACCTCAAGATCTGCAAGGAAGTCAAGGAGAGGAGGTTGCAGCTCTTCAAGGACTATTTCGTCGACGAGAGGAA GAAGCTTGCGAGCACGAAGCCCACGGATAACGAAGGCTTGAAGTGTGCGATGGACCATATTCTCGACGCTCAGCAGAAGGGGGAGATCAACGAAGACAACGTACTTTACATCGTTGAGAACATTAACGTTGCCG CAATTGAAACGACACTGTGGTCAGTTGAGTGGGGAATTGCAGAGCTAGTGAACCACCCTAAAATTCAGAAGAAGGTCCGGGATGAGATTGATACGGTGCTTGGACTGGGCGTCCAAGTGACGGAGCCTGACATCCAAAAGCTGCCCTACCTTCAAGCTGTGGTGAAAGAGACTCTCAGGCTTCGGATGGCAATTCCTTTGCTTGTTCCACACATGAACCTCCATGACGCAAAGCTTGGCGGGTTTGATATCCCTGCCGAGAGCAAAATCCTGGTCAATGCTTGGTGGCTTGCCAACAACCCGGCCAATTGGAAAAACCCAGAAGAGTTCCGGCCGGAGAGGTTCTTGGAAGAGGAGTCTAAGGTTGAGGCCAATGGCAATGACTTCCGGTACCTTCCCTTCGGTGTTGGAAGAAGGAGCTGCCCCGGAATTATTCTTGCATTGCCAATTCTCGGTATTACTTTGGGACGTTTGGTGCAGAATTTTGAGCTCTTGCCTCCTCCCGGTCAGTCCAAGATTGATACCGCTGAGAAGGGCGGGCAATTCAGTTTGCACATATTGAAGCACTCCAACATTGTTGCAAAGCCAAGATCATTTTAA
- the LOC133878309 gene encoding protein NETWORKED 4B-like, producing the protein MASSSTRTESPVHSHKHMKRTESRKSHSWWWDSYVSPKNSKWLAENIEDMDQSIKRMLKLIEEDGDSFAKKAEMYYQKRPELVSHVEKFYRMYRSLAERYDHVTGELRKNVPSELQSPRSGISDPGLELPSTPDHRLGHRKSGHRAAGFDVFLGSGGNSSDVSQKEGDESSTLTDSESESDDSSVNNYSVLLGNGGDIGLNRKMIDLEIELREVKEKLRMQQEENSDGSLRGSKNELPEDLLAIIARYEQELRIANDKIRISEDAITRLKIEIQRYKSLEFGNDFQYELGSSTQEDVKTREVELDLEINQALEVQERVGESESEVLDWDGKIKALVEELRMNKEKLQDSENEIACLKHELENNSKSSENASRSQAQLELAHKEIATWKTKLNTEKREVSKLQERIARLKASLSDRDHEVRDLKIEVSDAEQKIFPEKAQLKSEMSKLLEERTRLEEQLREWECRARLLEEEIRKVKAEKTYIEERLTGEIEHLKADIVDRGDRIENLNKSLDALKVDRDELNAKVLTLTAEVSHRDDRIDQMDKHLQQFHVEQAELITEMEGARKFVGELRSRAKELEEEVERQRVVIFEGAEEKREAIRQLCFSLEHYRNGYHMLRQAFIGHKRVPVLAS; encoded by the exons ATGGCTAGTTCTTCCACAAGAACTGAATCTCCG GTTCACTCCCATAAGCATATGAAGAGAACAGAATCAAGAAAGTCTCATTCCTGGTGGTGGGATAGTTACGTTAGTCCAAAAAACTCCAAGTGGCTTGCAGAGAATATCGAGG ATATGGACCAGAGCATCAAACGCATGTTGAAGCTTATTGAAGAGGATGGAGATTCATTTGCCAAAAAGGCTGAGATGTATTATCAAAAGAGGCCTGAATTGGTCTCTCATGTTGAGAAGTTCTACCGCATGTACCGGTCACTGGCTGAGCGTTACGATCATGTCACAGGAGAATTACGGAAGAATGTTCCCTCAGAGCTCCAATCCCCACGCTCAGGCATTTCCGACCCTGGTTTGGAACTGCCCTCTACTCCTGATCATAGGTTGGGTCATCGTAAATCTGGCCACCGAGCTGCTGGTTTTGATGTCTTCCTTGGCTCTGGTGGAAACAGCTCTGATGTTTCCCAGAAAGAGGGAGATGAATCATCCACATTGACGGATTCTGAGTCAGAGTCTGATGATTCTTCGGTCAACAATTACTCAGTTCTATTAGGGAACGGTGGTGATATTGGGCTGAACAGGAAGATGATTGACTTGGAGATTGAGCTCCGCGAAGTGAAAGAGAAGCTCCGGATGCAACAGGAGGAGAATTCAGATGGTTCATTGAGGGGATCGAAAAACGAACTTCCTGAGGATCTCCTTGCTATAATTGCACGGTATGAACAAGAGCTGAGGATTGCAAATGATAAGATTCGCATTTCAGAAGATGCGATCACTAGGCTTAAGATTGAGATCCAAAGATATAAGTCATTGGAATTCGGTAATGATTTCCAGTATGAGCTGGGATCATCAACACAGGAAGATGTCAAGACACGAGAGGTTGAGCTGGACTTAGAGATTAATCAGGCATTGGAGGTTCAAGAAAGGGTTGGTGAGTCAGAATCAGAAGTTCTAGACTGGGATGGCAAGATTAAAGCACTGGTGGAAGAGCTGAGAATGAACAAAGAAAAGCTTCAGGACTCGGAGAACGAAATTGCTTGTTTGAAGCATGAACTTGAGAACAACAGTAAATCCTCTGAAAATGCCAGCCGTTCTCAGGCTCAGCTTGAACTGGCTCATAAAGAAATTGCTACTTGGAAAACAAAACTCAACACTGAGAAAAGAGAGGTCTCTAAACTGCAGGAAAGAATTGCAAGGTTGAAAGCTAGTTTATCAGACCGGGATCATGAGGTCAGGGATTTGAAAATAGAAGTATCGGATGCTGAGCAGAAGATATTTCCTGAAAAAGCACAGTTAAAGTCTGAAATGTCTAAATTGTTGGAGGAACGGACTCGTCTGGAGGAGCAGCTCAGAGAATGGGAATGTCGTGCTCGTTTGCTGGAGGAGGAGATCAGAAAGGTCAAGGCTGAAAAGACATATATAGAGGAGAGACTTACGGGTGAAATTGAGCACTTGAAGGCAGACATTGTTGATAGAGGGGATCGTAtagaaaatttgaataaaagTCTTGATGCTTTAAAAGTAGATAGAGATGAACTCAATGCAAAAGTTCTCACCCTCACAGCAGAGGTGAGTCATAGGGATGATCGGATTGACCAAATGGATAAGCATTTGCAGCAATTCCATGTCGAACAGGCGGAGCTGATCACTGAAATGGAAGGCGCGCGTAAATTTGTGGGGGAGCTGAGATCAAGAGCCAAAGAACTGGAGGAGGAAGTTGAGAGGCAAAGAGTCGTAATCTTCGAAGGAGCAGAAGAGAAACGAGAGGCTATAAGGCAGCTGTGTTTTTCTCTTGAGCATTATAGGAATGGGTATCATATGCTTCGCCAAGCTTTCATAGGGCACAAGCGAGTTCCAGTTTTGGCATCGTAA
- the LOC133877933 gene encoding methylesterase 17-like: MGRGETPSSRVRPQFVLVHGAGHGAWCWYKIRSLLETSGHEITCLDLKGSGIDPSDPNTIFTLEDYDQPLANFLSNLPQNQKVILVGHSAGGLSLTDAIHRFPHKIHMAIYVAANMLRHGFSTDQDRKDAEPDLSSYGNVSEIEYGMGPDEAPTSVIMKEQFRRQILYNMSPKEDAILASMLLRAAPVRAFRGARFVGGADADRVPRIYIKTMHDRVLKPEQQDALIKRWPPFKVFVLESDHSPFFSTPSALFAFLLEAAASVNCI; this comes from the exons ATGGGGCGTGGTGAAACGCCGAGTAGTAGAGTGAGGCCGCAGTTCGTTCTAGTCCACGGCGCAGGGCATGGGGCGTGGTGCTGGTACAAGATCCGGTCTCTGTTGGAGACGTCAGGCCACGAGATCACGTGCCTCGATCTTAAAGGTTCAGGAATTGATCCATCAGATCCCAATACCATCTTCACTTTGGAAGACTATGATCAGCCTCTTGCTAACTTCTTATCCAACTTGCCCCAAAATCAAAag GTAATATTGGTGGGACATAGTGCGGGAGGTCTGAGCCTGACGGACGCAATACACAGGTTCCCTCACAAAATTCACATGGCCATATACGTTGCAGCCAACATGTTGAGGCATGGTTTCTCCACGGATCAAGATCGCAAAGAT GCTGAGCCAGATTTATCAAGTTATGGGAATGTTAGTGAGATAGAATATGGGATGGGCCCTGATGAGGCTCCTACAAGTGTCATAATGAAAGAGCAGTTTCGACGCCAAATACTGTATAATATGAGCCCTAAAGAG GACGCCATCTTAGCATCAATGCTTCTTCGAGCTGCACCGGTGAGAGCATTTAGAGGAGCTCGTTTCGTAGGAGGAGCAGATGCTGATAGAGTGCCTCGCATATACATCAAGACAATGCACGATCGAGTTCTCAAGCCTGAGCAACAAGATGCTTTGATCAAAAGGTGGCCGCCATTCAAAGTCTTTGTTTTAGAGAGTGATCACAGCCCCTTCTTCTCCACCCCCTCTGCGCTCTTTGCCTTTCTACTTGAAGCAGCAGCTTCCGTCAATTGCATTTAA
- the LOC133878332 gene encoding eukaryotic translation initiation factor 2 subunit beta-like gives MADDVPNDVKEDVADIAPFDPTKKKKKKKVVIQDPADDSVEKLTEETENLSVSDGLESTFSGLKKKKKKAVDTSSLNDESGEVGEDLEDHAGVDDEGEATVLQSRYPWEGSDRDYEYEELLGRVFNILRENNPELAGDRRRTVMRPPQVLREGTKKTVFVNFMDLCKTMHRQPDHVMAFLLAELGTSGSLDGQQRLVVKGRFAPKNFEGILRRYINEYVICIGCKSPDTILSKENRLFFLRCEKCGSGRSVAPIKAGFVARVGRRTAGT, from the exons ATGGCAGACGACGTTCCCAATGATGTGAAAGAAGACGTGGCAGAT ATTGCCCCATTCGATCctactaaaaagaagaagaagaagaaggttgtAATTCAGGATCCTGCTGATGATTCTGTGGAGAAGTTGACTGAGGAGACAGAGAACTTATCAG TTTCTGATGGGCTTGAAAGTACTTTCTCTGgtctgaaaaagaagaagaagaaggca GTTGACACCAGTTCCTTGAATGATGAGAGTGGGGAAGTGGGGGAAGATTTAGAAG ATCATGCTGGTGTGGATGATGAAGGAGAAGCAACTGTGCTACAGTCACGTTATCCTTGGGAAGGAAGTGACCGTGATTATGAATATGAGGAG CTTCTTGGTAGGGTGTTTAACATTCTTCGGGAGAATAATCCAGAGCTGGCAGGAGATAGGCGTAGGACTGTTATGAGGCCTCCACAAGTTCTTCGTGAGGGCACGAAGAAAACTGTTTTTGTGAATTTCATGGATCTCTGCAAGAC gatgcatCGGCAGCCAGACCATGTGATGGCATTCTTGCTGGCTGAACTAGGGACAAGTGGGTCACTTGATGGGCAGCAAAGACTGGTCGTGAAAGGAAGATTTGCGCCTAAGAATTTTGAAGGAATCCTGCGCCGATATATCA ATGAGTATGTCATTTGCATTGGGTGCAAAAGTCCAGACACTATACTTTCGAAGGAGAATCGTCTCTTCTTTCTCCGATGTGAGAAG TGTGGTTCTGGACGATCAGTTGCTCCGATTAAAGCTGGTTTTGTTGCTCGTGTTGGCCGTAGGACCGCAGGAACATAA